The Prunus persica cultivar Lovell chromosome G8, Prunus_persica_NCBIv2, whole genome shotgun sequence genome includes a region encoding these proteins:
- the LOC18768828 gene encoding putative G3BP-like protein, giving the protein MTIPVQQAPASNLPPSADVVGNAFVLQYYNILEQSPQLVHRFYQDISKLGRPGDDGIMSITTTMDAINKKILDYGELSANIVTVDAQESYNGGVFVLVTGFLTGKDNIRKKFTQSFFLAPQDVGYFVLNDVFRYVDDSTPQNGDNGLVVDAAVEAPLTPKHDTTALQGYHVSEPVVVVSEDVAKEEVYNPTENGEVSIEEEEAPVPEVVNEIPDDSQVVAESYSIVEAKSNSKVEAESNSKVEAESNSKIEAESNSKVEVPKKSYASILKIMKESTVPFSTPAAASARSVPKKQEQQVTAAPTSVPVSETVVSSTNARENGNLEAEAEGHSIYIKGLPMNSTNALIENEFKKFGLIKQNGVQVRSLKGFCFGFVEYEAASSVHSAMEASPIMIGNRQIFVEEKRSTRGNNRGRFSSGRGNGNGYRPEGGNGYRTEGARGRGGYGGGRAYGRGDSGFKSEFGSRSSNRGGAPSRGADGYQRSDHGGRVNRPAGVAVNTAAKSTAPQVSASA; this is encoded by the exons ATGACGATTCCGGTGCAGCAAGCCCCAGCTTCAAATCTCCCTCCTAGTGCCGATGTT GTTGGCAATGCATTTGTTCTTCAGTACTACAATATCTTGGAACAATCCCCCCAGCTTGTTCATCGATTTTATCAAGATATTAGTAAGCTTGGTCGTCCTGGAGACGATGGGATCATGAGCATTACAACAACGATGGAT GCAATCAACAAGAAGATACTTGATTATGGAGAGCTCAGTGCAAATATCGTAACTGTGGATGCTCAAGAATCTTACAATGGGGGAGTATTTGTCCTTGTCACTGGGTTTTTAACTGGAAAGGACAATATAAGGAAGAAATTTACTCAAAGTTTTTTCTTGGCACCACAAGACGTAGGCTACTTTGTTTTGAACGATGTTTTTAGATATGTTGATGATTCCACCCCTCAAAACGGGGACAATGGATTGGTTGTTGATGCTGCTGTTGAAGCTCCTCTTACTCCCAAGCATG ATACTACCGCTTTGCAGGGCTATCATGTCTCAGAGCCTGTGGTTGTAGTTTCTGAGGATGTTGCCAAGGAGGAAGTATACAATCCCactgaaaatggagaagtttcaatcgaagaagaagaagcaccaGTACCGGAGGTTGTCAATGAAATTCCTGATGATTCACAGGTGGTGGCTGAATCGTACTCTATTGTCGAAGCTAAATCCAACTCCAAAGTTGAAGCTGAATCCAACTCCAAAGTTGAAGCTGAGTCCAACTCCAAAATTGAAGCTGAATCTAACTCTAAAGTTGAAGTCCCGAAGAAGTCATATGCCTCAATC CTTAAGATTATGAAGGAGAGTACTGTGCCATTTTCTACTCCAGCAGCTGCTTCTGCGAGGTCTGTCCCAAAGAAGCAAGAGCAGCAAGTGACTGCTGCTCCAACATCTGTTCCAGTTTCGGAAACGGTAGTTTCCAGCACAAATGCACGAGAAAATGGGAATCTAGAGGCCGAAG CTGAAGGTCACTCTATCTACATTAAAGGTCTGCCAATGAATTCTACAAATGCTCTTATTGAGAATGAATTTAAGAAATTTGGACTGATCAAACAGAATGGTGTGCAAGTTAGAAGCCTAAAG GgcttttgttttggctttgtgGAATATGAGGCTGCAAGTTCTGTACACAGTGCGATGGAG GCTTCACCCATCATGATTGGCAACCGCCAAATTTTTGTTGAGGAAAAGAGATCTACTCGAG GGAACAACAGGGGACGGTTTTCATCTGGAAGGGGCAACGGCAATGGATACCGGCCTGAAGGTGGCAATGGTTACAGGACCGAAGGAGCAAGAGGACGTGGAGGCTATGGAGGTGGTAGAGCTTATGGACGTGGTGATTCCGGTTTCAAGTCTGAATTTGGGAGTAGGAGTAGCAATAGGGGAGGAGCACCGAGTCGTGGAGCTGATGGATATCAGAGGTCTGATCATGGTGGTCGTGTGAATCGTCCTGCCGGGGTGGCTGTTAATACAGCGGCCAAGAGTACAGCACCACAAGTGTCTGCCTCAGCCTGA